The window TAAAGGCATGAGGCAGGTtacaccctggaaaggatgcCTGTTCATTGCAGGGCATATTCTTATGTATTCAGAGTGAATACTCAATGTCCGCAAGATGTCGCGCACAAAACCTGCTGTATCATCCAGTTTCAGTCTGAGCTGGCAGGTTCCCTCTCAGATCTTTTCATTAGGACATGGAGCTCAGTGTAGAACATGAGCCACAGCTATTCCCTTGTGCTGTGATAGGATCTGACCTGAATGCAGAATAGGGCTCAAAGGTTAAGGCAGATTTCTTCTAAAACCAGGGGCAGTTTCAGAGCTCATTTCAGACCCCCATCCACCTGTGTTATAAGACCCCCCTGACTACTTACTTTGTCAGAGGTGTCAAAGAGGTTATCCTCTACTCCAGATGGTCCTGATTTAATATTCTGTACTCATCATGGGAAGGTCTTGAGCCGGAGAGGTTTTACATACGTCAGTTGTTCTTGAAATTGTACAAGTCTGtccgttcttttttttttttattccttcccCAAAAAAAGATGCTGGACAAGGCTGTCTCCAGTAAACCCTTTATTTGCAAGCTCTGCAGAAATGCCTGCTGCGTTTGTTCCTGTAAAAGTATGTTGGCAATGTATTCTGCTTGTTTCCAGAGGTACAGAGTCAGCATCAGAGGAAGCCTAAGAAGACATGCATTGTCAAAATGGTGGGCACGAGGAACTTGTGGAAGAACATTGTGGTTCTTTGTGTGAACTCGTAAGTAAGGCCGTAGAGGGGTTCTTTTTTGTCTCCTTTGGCACGGCACGCGTCTTTTGTTAAACACTGTCCTGCTGCAAAAATAACATATTGATTTACCAGCTCAATACCCACTAATCGATGGCTATCACCAGTGTCTGAGCTTGTTGTTTCCACGCATTGATCCAGTTGCTTCTGGTGTTGTGCGTGGCCATCTAAACCGCCTGCAGTGTGTTTTGTCGGCTgcatttagagaaaagcacaatTCCACGAGTAGCCAGTTTCAGCACCTGATAGGGTCTCTGGCTCATCTAAGGCAAGCTGGGATGTGCCAGAACTCaccatgaatatttcattttgctctATTCCTGAGCTTTTCAAGGAGACGGggacagcatgtgtgtttacCATGCACGGCAGCTCAGGCTGGAGTTAATTACCTGTCAGTTATGCAATGTGAGGGgctaatgggtttttttttaaaaaaaaaaaaaaaaaaaaaaaactttccactCTTTCTCTGCCCTTTCCACGCCACTGTTCTTCTATCAGGCTGACAGGTTATGGCATCCACCACTGCTTTGCCCGCAGCTTGAGGGACCCTGAGGCCAATGAGACCACCCTTTTCCACAGCTTCTACGCAGATTACTACACAATGGCAGGTATTGCAGTGGCATCCTCTGTGGCTTTGTGCCCGACTGTGAGCGTGTTGGGCCGCAGGGGTGGTCTGCTGATGTTCATGATCATCACCGCCCTGGCCtccctgctgcagctgggcCTTCTGAACTGTGAGTGCTGCATTCTCTCTTTCTAATATacacagatcacacacacacacacacacacacacacacacacacacacacacacacacacacgtttatgGTCATCACTGCCTTGactctgctgcagcagctgggcTTCCTAAACCATAAGCTGTGTATATCCATAGGGACATGCTCACAAACTcatgaatataaatacacaaacttggtattaacaataaataaattttaaaaaattgttgaaaTTCCCTTGATAGGTGTGTCtgccaagaaaataaaatgtttgtcacTAACTCTGACAtcagtttttctccttttcccctTTCTGTGATTTGGATGCAGTACTCGGGAAATACAGTGTTCATCTAAATATAGGTATGACATTAATATCTACTTATTCTCATATTACAGCTATTTAACACATTTGTcctcataatgtaatttgtCAGCTTTCAGTAACTCCCTGTTGCTAGTAAATGGCAAAATGTGATCATGATAAAATTGTGGTAAGAAGCATGCTGTAAGCAGTCCTGTGGGGAAAGGCTGAATGAGCACAAAGGCCTTCTAATGAGATTGTGTAATGATGTGTGGTCAAAGTGAAGGGTCGTTCACCACTATCTGTTCACCTCAGCTCCTTTCTCAGTCCTCAGCCGCTTTCCCGCCGCTATCCGCAAACTTTGGCCCCTATAGTTAAAAATTTCCCATTCTGAGTAGAATGGTCCTTGTTCACAGACATCTTCTTGTCCACATACTGATAGCCAATGTGCAGTGAATGGACAGGATAGTGTACATAGTAGAGATGTGTACAGGGCATCCCCATTCTACAACGTTAGTATGGATCCAAAAAGGTACACCTTATGGCAAAGTGACCTATAGCAGAGCTACTTAGAAAATACATACTGCATTGTACTGTAAAGGATATGTACTGCTGCGGTATTTTCATTGATTGAAAAAATAGCTGGTAACAGTTGGGAACTGGGAtgttggtaaataattgtaattagcttaacatcgtaagtcactttggagaaaagcatcagctaaatgaataaatgtgggttattgtatttaaaataaaaatacaaaaccatTTGTTTCTGAAACTTTTGATTTTGGCCTAGAGATGCATCAGTGGTGTTACAGAGAGACATGGTCTCAAAAAGGAGTGACTTATCTGCAAAAACGACATTGCAGGGTGTCTCATAGCAGGTACTGGATATGTTTCTGTACTCGTTATTAAAGgccaaagagtgtgtgtgaagggaGCAAACTCGTACCATAATCTTAGAGCCAGGTTTCAAACCTGGACAGAAACTCCACAGCAGGACAGACCAGAAAGGTTTGAGGTCAAACCCTGGGCCAGGCACTGCAGTCCTTAACGGCAGCTGTGTTTAAGGCACCGTAATGACCGCCGAGGTTCTGTCTCGACTCTTTATGTCTACATTCACAGCCGTTTGGATGCTATAAACACCGGCCATTGTTCTCATCAGCATCTGTGGAAACAGAGTGGAATATTTGCCCTCCTTCTGATCTCAGTGTTTCATTAAGCCTCACAGTTGTGTGCCCAGATGCTCCTTTCATGCCAGAATCTTAATGCTTGGCTCTGCCACAGATGCTCCATATAAAATCTGTCCCTACAAGCAGGCCTGTCTTCTGCAAAgagtatttattctgttttttttttttttttttttgctcgtcTTGAGTgatagagaagaaaaaagatagCTCTTGGCATTATTCATAATTTGTCTGATGCTGTACAAATCACTGGAAATCAGCGTTTATAAACACCTGAATATTTAGACTTTTTGACTTTGACCATTCCTTCCTgaccctcaccaggacaagcAAAAGGGAACTGAGAATTGTGGTGAATCCATGCAATGTACTCAGCTTGTGAAGATGGAACTGATACAACAGAATACAGTgataagaaacaaaattaagctATGTACTCAGTTTATTGTAGTGTTTAtaacttttgtgttttattttttctctctctcgtGTAGAACAATCAGATACGTTGAACAGGAATTTCTCTATCGCCTTTTCCATCATCGGCATGTTCTCCTCCCATGCTGTCAGTAACTTAAGTATCTTCTTCTGCGCAGAGATCACCCCAACAGCTATAAGGTTAGCCAAAATGTGTATATGAGGACAATGGACAGAGGACTGTTTTTTATATGTTGAGTCTAGCTATGTACCTACCACTCTTAGAGTTTAAATTGTGATTCATTAGCATTATTTGCATCTTGTGTAAGTGAAGGACTCTTTGGTTTGTTTTCACCCCAACAGAGGAGGGGGCCTGGGCCTAGTTCTGGCCAGTGCGGGCTTTGGCTTGTTGACGGCACCCATTATGGAGCTACTCAACCAGAAAGGCTACTTCTTGCACCACATCATCTTTGCCTGCTGCACCCTCATCTGCATCATCTGCATCCTATTGTTACCGGAGCCCCGTGGCCAGCCACTTCCTGAGGCTATTGCTGATGGTGAGAACTACACACGAAAGCCATTCCTGCCTCCAAGAAGACCCGGAGAACCACGCCGCTTCCTCTCCAGATCTGGGTCCAGAGACTACTCAAGGGTCCGCGATACTCCTCTCCATCAGATCCCTGCTGCTACTGGTCCTGCTGTTCCCCTTACCATAGACCCTACTGCTTTCTCTGCCACAGATCCTAATGGTCACCCTACTATAGACTTGACAATTGATATCGAAGATCCAGCTGTTACGCTTACTACAGCCCCTGATGAAACCCTTGATACACAGGTTACAATACCGCTGATAAAAGAAGCCACTTTTCCCTCTATTGCAGACTGTACCACTTCCCCTACTACAGACCCTACTGTTATCCCTACAACAAACCTTATGGTCTTTCCCACTCCCAACCCTGACTCAAATCAACCTCCTACTACAGATTTCACTGTTATCGCCACCATAAATTCTATAGCCTCTCCCACTACAAACTCTATACCACCTGTCACATCGGACTGTGTTCCTCCTCCTACTGCCAATAACCCAATTCTGCCCTCAGCCACGGACTCTGCTCCTGGAGCATTGATCACAGACTCCATTACTGTCCCGCCTGCCACAGACTCCATTAGACCTGTTACTAAGGACTCTCTTGAGCCTGTTCCCAAGGATAtcaacatctcagagaatagcACCTCGAATGGAGCGAGGTCCTCATCGTGAAAATGCAGTAGCCCTATAGATATGGATTGTCTTCAGCAGTGGGCACTGTCCGGGTTAAGGGGTGGACACAGCCAAACACTACTGGTTTTAATGGCTCTGTGAGATAGTCATCAAGAGGAAGGAGCTGGTTCTTAAGTTTAGGAGAAAAATAGCTGCATCATTGTGCCATGAAAATGGGCTTGTACATCGGTTCAGAATGTGTCTGCTTTTCCGGAGTAAACGTGCTCCAGACACAAAATGTAGTTTTCAGAGATGAAATTTTGCACTGACTGCTCCTTCGGCTATGTGAGGTAAAAACCTGCAAATACATTGTTTGCCAGTTTCATTTGAGAAAACTAACAGATTTTCCAGTATTTAATGAAGATTAATAATAACCTGCATATTTCTGGTAACTAAGCTGTGAGCTGCTTCAGAggtctggttttaaaaaaagccagGTTCTACAATGTAAGATTATAAATACTTCATACTGCAACAGTGCTATGTGAGGTGGAggatttatattcacattttacatgtgTCCTGTTTAATTCACTGATCTGAGTCTTAATCAgagaacaacaaaacaaaaaagtgaactgATTTGGGCAGTTTCAATTTTATgtatagggaaaaaaaaacagaaggactAAATGCCAAAATTGTGCCCCATAGTAAGTTATAAGCTTTTTGGGAGCATTCTCGAAAACTGGCATTTCACATCAAATAGTGGGATATGACCACTGCACTTTCACAGATCTTCCCATTCACACCGGATCAACAGAAACAACATTCCTTCAATTTATGGAAACATTCCTTCTCTGTTAGTGCTATAAGGATCACCTGGCCTTTCAAAGGAAAGAAAGGGTTTACATTGTTTTGGCTGTTTCATTGAGGCAGCCATCCCATAAAGACATTTCTCCTGACATGGATGaaatgctatatatatatacagtgtatatatatatatatatatatattctggtTGCAGAGGATGGGAGAGCACAACACTGTGaacattgcttttttaaaaacaaaaataccttGGCCACAGCTGACAAACTGTTCCacacattttaatgggattGTCACAACTTTGTCACTGGAACAAACTTCGAATAGgagaaaattacagtaaattaaatgtcCCTCTGCCAATTGGTCATCATGTACCGTACTAAAGAATAACCCCAGTTGCTTACTGCGGCATCTGCACAAACACCTTTTGGAAAGACTTAAGCTTCACCATCCTCCCTATTGCGCTGCAGTCCATTGCCCCAGCTCCAAATTCCCATGGACTTGCTAGaagttattttcaaaaattgtaaGAAGCATGTCTTCGTTGAAAGGTTGAAATCCGTGTCCCCTTTTATCCGAGAGTAATGTCAACAAAATTGATTTGTTGAAATGTAAGAGTGTGTTCTTTGTCTGCAAAGATGCCATCTGACATAAACCGTTGACAGAATATTATTGAAATTGATCATGTAGCAGGATGGCTCTGAATAGTGCATTACTTGGTAATTCACTTTTATGTAGGCAGTACTTATATCTCGAGAGATAAGCACATTCAAGTCATAGAATTGTTGGATTCTGGCGTTTCTATTTGTTCACCACCAGTAATAGGGAACCTGTACTATTGCTTGTAGTTGGGATTTAAAGTATGTGATATTAAGTACTGTACAATTACCCcttctgaaaaatgtgcagttaTGAAGCAGGAGAATGAAGGTGATGTCCATGCAGAGATTGTAAAAGACCTATTTAATTCATAACATAGTtgttatgtcacatgaaattgtatacagaaaacatttgattttattaataatgttgAGAACTAGGTAGTGCTTTTATGGCTGAATTGATCAAGTGTGTGTTGAATGCACACAACTTGTTTGGCTTTGCCTTTAACAAAACTTGAGCTTTGCAGCAAACTTACAAGAAAAAGTGTGACTATGATTTACATAATAACAGTTAAACCAGTCCCGATACTCTGAAAATCAGACTTGCCTTTTTACCATGCGATGAAAGCATTTTCAACATCCTAGAttgtcagattttattttacGCTGTTACAGCATATGACAAACTCAGCAGAGGCTTGTTCACTTGCTAGAACATTCGAAAGGTGATCATAAGATTATATATATAgaagaaaatgtacatatttgagCATCATTATCAAGAACTGGTGCCAGTTGGAACTCCTGTTGTATTCAACAGGAAACCAAGGTTCTTTGTGTGTAACCTGTTAATTAggctaaatgaatgtatttgtattttgtttgtatctgtgatGTATGTTAACTGACTGAACGGAATGTTTATAACTGATATCAAGAACTGACAAATGACAAGACTTGCCCTCTGTCTCGAAACTCTGGAGCTGTAAAGTACTTTGGTACAAACCCAAGTAATTCATACGACCGTCAATACACAGCCTTCGTTGCCGAACTTGCATCAGTGTTGCACTGACACACAGGTACCTAACTGGCTTCAGTGATACCAGAACTGAGATATGTCATGAGGGTACAGATCCCCCCAGTTCTATAAACTGATAAATGACTGGCTTCAATTACGCAGTTAGCTCTTGGCGAATGAAACAAGGTAGCTGCAGTATTATACATGAATGTGTTCTCTCAGTAACTTTGATTGATGTGACCACTGCATATTGTCAAACACtgttgctgtatttatttacaacTAAGGGACATTTTGTCTGTAAAAAAGCTATGGTAAACGTGCAACAgtcctataattttttttctaaagtcagtttttctaaaatattaGGAGTAGCTGTTATCACCAGCTACATTTGTACACTTCTACATTAGtgtatatctacacacacactcggaagccgcttgtcccaagcagggtcacggcaaaccagagcctaacccagcaacagagggcataaggctggagggggaggtgacacacccaggatgggacaccagttcattgcaaggcaccccaagcgggactcgaaccccagacccaccagagagcagacacaggccaaactcactgcaccaccacacccccactgtCAGTGTATAATACTTAGAAATTAAAACCGTTGAGCATTCGACAAAATATTTGTAGTTTTGCCTAAAATTTTCACAGAAGGTTGCGATCAGCACCTACTTGGTAAAAGATTACAGCAGTATGCTActattcagtattttaaaacaaaacctgttttgcttttaattttagcTTTACTAGATTAAGATGAAAACTGCTGAtatgtttacagtttttacgtctaaaaatgtatttacatttccattttacctttattcatttagcacaggcttttctgtaaagcgacgtacatctcagaaaccAATACTAAAGTGTATTataccaacagacagagagatggagGTATCAATGCAAACACTTAATTCTTGAAGTAGTTccaagtatttacattttagttGTATCTTgtgaattgtccagtttttGGCAAATTGTGATTTTTGGCAATATCGCTGATACTGAATCTGATCACTGGTAACTGTAGCACTTCAGTTaccacacatacatatgtgaTTTTATGAAGGAAGATCGGTGATTGACCATATGTCTTCAAGCACAATGTTTCTCATGTTGTAAAACCCGTCTTGTCTAGTTTAGATTTGAAAAAGTACATCCCCTTCTATTGTAGTCTCATTAACTTACATAGTGTTTATGTTCCCTTTCAGAGAGAATTTTAACCTCAGTATTGACTTTTACCTTCCCCCTCCAAAATGTCATAATAGGTCATGGGAAGGCAAATAGTTTTATTATAGGAGACTACACCTTTATAAAATCTGAACAAAACtcaaatccaaaaaaaattacaactgtCACTGATAGGTTTATcaaatgtgaatgaatgtaaacaatgcttttttgttatttttaaaactggtgGTACACATGATGTACAGACCAAGACATGCTATTCTAATAAAGTTATCAGTTGCTTATTATCAAACTTTGATTCTTTCAAGGAATAAATATCTGATATCCCGAAAAGctacaaattcatttttttatgtataatgcgttaaaaatatatatattttataaatctATATGTTGAATCTGAAAGTCTAGTATTAATTAATCTAACAAGATGATCGCGGTTTTAAAGTTAATCTGATTTTATTAGGCAATAAAAAGAGTGCGAGGTCTTTAATGGGGAACAAGTTAGCCTTTTACTTTACTAGAGTATACGTGCAGTGATATTACGTTAACGGCAGCAAAGAAAGAGCACAATATATAATACAATGACTCAACATCGAGTTTCGCTGGACTCGTTTTCCCACAAGGCACAGCGAAGAGGTCACATGACTGTATAATGCGCTGCCCCCGTCTGGAGCGTTTGCGAAGTGCAGCACGTACAAAGTTTTTACGACAAGTAGTACTGTGTTCACGTTTACCGTCTACGGAAGGACTTAGCGGTTAACGcttaaaaacatgttaaaaaatcAGAATATTAAATGGTGCAGTAAGGAGTCTCTCGCCTTAAAAAGAAAGCGGGGAGCGTCGCagccagagctgctgcctttagacccagaggttgtagtacccttgagtgagcaACGTACTTCctaaaaaaattgcttcagtaagaaTTGTAcgtcccagctgtataaattgtgtcg of the Scleropages formosus chromosome 7, fSclFor1.1, whole genome shotgun sequence genome contains:
- the LOC108937709 gene encoding solute carrier family 22 member 23-like isoform X1 encodes the protein MDAQDHHRHRPQEDGRRRQHQQHPENGDAPRGRAAAESRLDVSELPSAGGFGRFQKELLVLTWVPALLVGFSQFSDYFLLAQPTNTCVWWGNVTLPDGTAAGIINGTAIDGSATDGRTAGGARDNGSARCVCAGGPYELEQGLAQNVVTTWDLVCSAAWIVHITKFSLLVGSIFGYLVMGVLADWFGRRVVLLTSVFFMLAFGLAVAFSVKELMFILLRFFEGFCLAGITLSLYVLRIELCIPTYRFPVTMVASFVGLGGQLLLPGLAALCGDWKVLQAVIVCPFVFMLSYFWLFPESLRWLLATQQYREAKGLLVRVAKKNNVNTEEDGPDILAEVQSQHQRKPKKTCIVKMVGTRNLWKNIVVLCVNSLTGYGIHHCFARSLRDPEANETTLFHSFYADYYTMAGIAVASSVALCPTVSVLGRRGGLLMFMIITALASLLQLGLLNLLGKYSVHLNIEQSDTLNRNFSIAFSIIGMFSSHAVSNLSIFFCAEITPTAIRGGGLGLVLASAGFGLLTAPIMELLNQKGYFLHHIIFACCTLICIICILLLPEPRGQPLPEAIADGENYTRKPFLPPRRPGEPRRFLSRSGSRDYSRVRDTPLHQIPAATGPAVPLTIDPTAFSATDPNGHPTIDLTIDIEDPAVTLTTAPDETLDTQVTIPLIKEATFPSIADCTTSPTTDPTVIPTTNLMVFPTPNPDSNQPPTTDFTVIATINSIASPTTNSIPPVTSDCVPPPTANNPILPSATDSAPGALITDSITVPPATDSIRPVTKDSLEPVPKDINISENSTSNGARSSS
- the LOC108937709 gene encoding solute carrier family 22 member 23-like isoform X2; amino-acid sequence: MDAQDHHRHRPQEDGRRRQHQQHPENGDAPRGRAAAESRLDVSELPSAGGFGRFQKELLVLTWVPALLVGFSQFSDYFLLAQPTNTCVWWGNVTLPDGTAAGIINGTAIDGSATDGRTAGGARDNGSARCVCAGGPYELEQGLAQNVVTTWDLVCSAAWIVHITKFSLLVGSIFGYLVMGVLADWFGRRVVLLTSVFFMLAFGLAVAFSVKELMFILLRFFEGFCLAGITLSLYVLRIELCIPTYRFPVTMVASFVGLGGQLLLPGLAALCGDWKVLQAVIVCPFVFMLSYFWLFPESLRWLLATQQYREAKGLLVRVAKKNNVNTEEDGPDILAEVQSQHQRKPKKTCIVKMVGTRNLWKNIVVLCVNSLTGYGIHHCFARSLRDPEANETTLFHSFYADYYTMAVLGKYSVHLNIEQSDTLNRNFSIAFSIIGMFSSHAVSNLSIFFCAEITPTAIRGGGLGLVLASAGFGLLTAPIMELLNQKGYFLHHIIFACCTLICIICILLLPEPRGQPLPEAIADGENYTRKPFLPPRRPGEPRRFLSRSGSRDYSRVRDTPLHQIPAATGPAVPLTIDPTAFSATDPNGHPTIDLTIDIEDPAVTLTTAPDETLDTQVTIPLIKEATFPSIADCTTSPTTDPTVIPTTNLMVFPTPNPDSNQPPTTDFTVIATINSIASPTTNSIPPVTSDCVPPPTANNPILPSATDSAPGALITDSITVPPATDSIRPVTKDSLEPVPKDINISENSTSNGARSSS